Within Aneurinibacillus sp. REN35, the genomic segment ACCGGGTCGCCACCGATACCGACTGCAGTGGACTGGCCGATTCCATTCGTTGTCAACTGGTGAACAGCTTCATACGTCAGGGTACCAGAGCGGGATACGATGCCCACTTTACCTGGAGCATGAATATAGCCAGGCATGATACCGATTTTGCACTCACCCGGTGTGATAACGCCCGGGCAGTTCGGTCCGATGAGACGTGTCTTGCTGCCGCTCATATAACGGTTTACTTTGACCATGTCAAGCACCGGAATACCTTCTGTAATACAAATAACAAGATCCAGTTCAGCGTCTACCGCTTCCATGATGGCATCTGCTGCAAAAGGAGCCGCTACATAAATAACAGATGCGTTCGCTCCTGTTTCTTTTACAGCCTCTGAAACGGTATCAAAAACCTGGAATCCTTCTACCTCTGTGCCGCCTTTTCCAGGTGAAGTACCGCCAACCATTTGCGTACCGTAATCGCGGCAGCCTTTCGCATGGAATAAACCAGTAGCACCAGTAATACCCTGAGTGATTACTTTTGTATCTTTATTGATAAGAATACTCATAACTCTCCAGTCCCACCTTTCTTATTTCACCAAGGAAACGATTTTTTCCGCGCCATCTGCCATGGATTCTGCTGCCACGATATCAAGGCCGGATTCGTTAAGAATTTTCTTGCCAAGGTCTACATTCGTACCTTCAAGACGCACCACAAGCGGACGATCAAGGCTTACTTGCTTCGCTGCCTCTACTACGCCTTCTGCAATAACGTCACACTTCATGATACCGCCAAAGATATTAATAAAGATTCCTTTTACATTCTCGTCAGATAAAATCAATTTGAATGCAGCCGTAACCTTCTCAGCCGTAGCACCGCCCCCAACATCGAGGAAGTTAGCTGGGTCGCCACCGTAGAACTTGATAATGTCCATCGTAGCCATTGCAAGACCCGCACCATTAACCATGCAGCCAATGTTGCCATCAAGTGCGATATAGTTTAAATCATAGTTGGATGCTTCGATCTCTTTTGGATCTTCCTCATCAAGGTCACGCAGTCTCATAATGTCTTGGTGACGATACAGCGCATTGGAATCAAAGTTCAACTTCGCATCCAGTGCCATAACGTTACCGTCGCCTGTTACAACAAGCGGGTTAATTTCTGCAATTGAGCAGTCTTTATCAGCAAACGCCTGATACAGAGCCATCATGAATTTCACGGCTTTGTTTACCAGGTTGTTTGGAATATTAATGGAGAACGCAAGCTTGCGTGCCTGGAATGGCAGCAGACCTACAGCCGGATCAATTACTTCTTTGAAGATTTTTTCCGGTGTTTTTTCTGCTACTTCTTCGATTTCCGTACCGCCCTCTTCAGATGCCATCATGACAACACGGTCCGTATTGCGATCTACAACAACGCCAACATAGTATTCTTTTTGGATGTCGCAGCCCTCTTCAATAAGCAAGCGCTTTACTTCTTTGCCTTCCGGGCCTGTCTGGTGTGTTACAAGCACCTTGCCCAGAATCTCCTGCGCATATGTACGAACCTCATCGAGATTTTTCGCAATTTTAACCCCGCCTGCTTTTCCGCGTCCGCCGGCATGGATTTGCGCTTTCACGACATAAACGTTCGTATCCAATTCTTTCGCTGCTTCTACTGCTTCGTTGACCGTGAATGCCACTTTCCCGTTCGGCACAACAACGCCGTACTGCTTAAGTATCTCTTTACCTTGATACTCGTGGATATTCATTCTCCATCCTCCTAACCACAATTTGCATAAAATAAACGCATCAAGCTTCTCCCCTGGCAAGCTCGTCTGCGCAATACAGTATAGCTTATTCGGCACAATTCGGCAAATACCTGCATGCTTTCCTAATTTTTCTGATTTTTATTTAGCCAAAAAAATAAAGCAGACGCTGAATATCTGCTTTATCAGTGCGGCGGGATATGTAGCTCCCGTTTATTTATTTCTTCGATTAAAAGTACAATAAAATCTTGTTCCAATTGTAAGTGCATAGCTTTTACATAGGCATCAAGCAGTGCTTCATCCGTGAGTAAATGCATCGACGCCCCTCCCTTTTTTATCTATTTCTCTCTTTTTTCCATATTGTAACATCAGGGTACTATTGGAACAAGCACACCATTATCCACAGGGCGCTGTGAATAACCTGTGTAAAAAAACTCAAACCTACTGCAAATTCTGCACTTTTTCTGTAGATATCGTTATCCACAACGATTCTTGTCGAAAAATTTTTATCGTTTATCCAATTTATTACTCTTTCCAATGTTTTTGCTCAAGCATTCGATATTGAAACGCTTCGGCCACATGCTCTTCCGCCACATGTTCACTTCCTTCTAGATCTGCAATCGTGCGGGCTAATTTAATGATCTTATCGTATGACCGATTGCTAATTCCGCTGTTCTCATACAACGCAGACAGCCATGAGCGAACGGAAGATGAGAGCGGAATATACTGCTCAAGAAACCGACCTTCAACCTCAGAATTATATGTAAAAGATGTCCTACGATAACGATATGCTTGCTTCTCTCTCGCTGCCTGTACACGGCTCCGCATAACCGCTGATGTTATCATGCTTGTTTCATTTATTTCATCGAGACGAACACGCGGAACCTCTACCTGAAGATCAATTCGATCTAGCATAGGGCCGGAGAGTTTCTTCCAATACCGTTTAATCTCTTGTAGTGAACATGTACAGGACTGCTTGTCCGTCTCAAAGCGATAGAAACCGCAGGCACATGGATTATACGCGGTTAACAGCAGTACCCGGCTAGGAAAAGAAAGCTTCGCATCCTGCCGAACTAAAGTCACCTGGCCATCTTCTAGTGGCTGACGCAGCGCTTCTAGCACATGCCGGGAAAATTCCGCCCACTCATCTAAAAACAAAACACCATGATGCGCCAGACTAATTTCACCAGGCTTTAGCGATACTCCGCCGCCTATCATTCCAACTCCTGTAATGGAGGTGTGCGGAGCACGAAACGGAGGATAGGGAGCCTGCTTCCACCGCTCGGACAGCAGCCCACAGGCGCTATATATGGTATCAACAATCAGCGCCCTCTCTTCATCTAGCGGAGGTAGAATCGTAGGAAAACGCCGGGCCAGCATGGTCTTGCCTGTTCCGGGCGGTCCTATCATGCTTAAATGATGGGCGCCCGCCGCCGCTACTTCCATCGCTTGTTTTACATGGCGCTGTCCTTTTACATCACTAAAACAACCCAGACCTCCCCTAGTGCTTTCTGCTCCAATAAAAATCGGATTTTCTGCTAGAGTATAAGCGTTTGCAAGACGTTCTTCATCCGGAGATGAGCAGAGCACCGCACATTCTTGCAGCGTATGAACACGAAGAATCGGAAGCTTTGTACGCTCCACATCTTCCGTGCAAGATGCAGGTATAACCGCACCTGAGAATCCGGCCTGCTTGGCAGCAAGAATCATCGGGAATAGGCCGTGCAATGGACGAAGCTTCCCTTCAAGAGAAAGTTCACCCAAAAAAATCCAGTCTACCAGACGACTATCGATACGCAACTGATTGCTTGCAAGCAAAATGCCCATTGCAATCGCCACATCAAGCATCGAGCCTGCTTTGCGCACATATGCTGGAGCAAGATTAACCATTAGTCGTTGCAGAGGAAAGGAGTAGCCGCTATTTTTTACTGCTGATTTCACACGATTGCGTGCTTCACGTACAGATGAAGCCGCAAGACCGCTAATCTCAAAATACGGAAGCCCATTTGCTATATCAATCTCCACCTCAACCGGCATGCCTTGAATCCCTAATACCGTCGCACTGTAGACTTTGGCAAACATCAAAACCAACTCCTTTTTTGTTAAAAATTACCATATATTTTCAACAAAAGATAGAAGGATTTTTGTCACCAATAAAAAAAGCACCTGCATTACTGCAGGTGCAAGAAAAGGAGGTGTTACACGTCGAGTACACTATCACTATATGCATATGCATACCATTGTATGTGGACAGGTGTCATGGGATCAGCAATTTTTAGGCGCCTAATTTTATAGATTGCTGCTAAAAAGCATGCGGAAGATGCCAAACCTCTGGTACTGTATTATAACAACTATACGTAAGCACAACGACATCAAAACGAAAGGAAAGTGAAGAACACTCAGCCTGTCTTCCTCTTATATATTCAAGTGCCGTATGACGAATTGTCCGCTGCTTCAGAGGTGTAATTGCTTCGCTTCCATGACCGTATTTGGTGCTGGCACGTGTTTTCACTTCAATAAATACCAGCCATTCTCCATCCTTCATGATCAGATCGATTTCGCCTGTGCGCACACGAAAATTAGAGCATTGCCATTCATATCCTTTATCCTCTAAGTACTTCCGTGCCAATGCCTCACCCTCTGCTCCCCGCTGCTTGTTTGTCCTGCGCATTATTTGCGCCCGCTTCGCTGATCGGCTTGATATACAAAAGCTAAAACTTCGGCTACAACCTGGTATAGTTCAACCGGTATTTGTTCATTCAGTTCCAGATTGGAGAGCACTTGCACAAGCGAAGGATCTTGCTGAACTGCTACACCGTGTTCTTTGGCTTGTTCAAGTATTTTATCAGCCGTAAACCCTTTGCCCTTTGCAACGACGCGTGGCGCTTCCGCCTCTCCAGGCGTGTAGCGCAGCGCAACTGCACTCTTACGCTCATATGGCTGTTTCATACGCGGAAATCAACTCCTTTGTAATGAACCAAGCTTGAAGAGGGCGGCTGAAGGGACGACATCGGCTTTGCTGCTGTTTCTTTTCGATTCTCAGTCACATCAAGCACACGCAGACCTGACAGACGATAGCCCTGTTCAGCCAAGTTCTCCTCAAGCGAAGGGCGCAGTGCTCGCACCAACTCCTCCACTCCCTCCTTCTCATTGTACAAGGTGACAGACAGAATTCTATTTACGATCGCTACATCAAGCATCGTCTCGCCCATGTGCTGCATGGACAAGTAAAAAAATAAGCGGCAGTTCTCGGGATCAACCTCCCCATCCCCCTGTTTGCGCGATTCAATCTGAATCAGCGCATTCTCTCCATCCTCCTGACCTGGCATAGGCAGTTGCAGCGCTACCTGCACAAAAGCACCGCTCCCTGTATCTCCACTCATCATCAACTGTTGGCCCGTCAATTGGTGTACAATCTGCTGCATATGCTCTCGAAGCTGG encodes:
- the sucD gene encoding succinate--CoA ligase subunit alpha, with the protein product MSILINKDTKVITQGITGATGLFHAKGCRDYGTQMVGGTSPGKGGTEVEGFQVFDTVSEAVKETGANASVIYVAAPFAADAIMEAVDAELDLVICITEGIPVLDMVKVNRYMSGSKTRLIGPNCPGVITPGECKIGIMPGYIHAPGKVGIVSRSGTLTYEAVHQLTTNGIGQSTAVGIGGDPVNGTNFIDCLELFNNDPDTEAVIMIGEIGGTAEEEAAEWVKANMKKPVVGFIGGQTAPPGKRMGHAGAIISGGKGTAAEKIKTMEACGIRVANTPAVMGQTMIEALKDHGLLEICKTIK
- a CDS encoding YraN family protein — its product is MRRTNKQRGAEGEALARKYLEDKGYEWQCSNFRVRTGEIDLIMKDGEWLVFIEVKTRASTKYGHGSEAITPLKQRTIRHTALEYIRGRQAECSSLSFRFDVVVLTYSCYNTVPEVWHLPHAF
- the sucC gene encoding ADP-forming succinate--CoA ligase subunit beta → MNIHEYQGKEILKQYGVVVPNGKVAFTVNEAVEAAKELDTNVYVVKAQIHAGGRGKAGGVKIAKNLDEVRTYAQEILGKVLVTHQTGPEGKEVKRLLIEEGCDIQKEYYVGVVVDRNTDRVVMMASEEGGTEIEEVAEKTPEKIFKEVIDPAVGLLPFQARKLAFSINIPNNLVNKAVKFMMALYQAFADKDCSIAEINPLVVTGDGNVMALDAKLNFDSNALYRHQDIMRLRDLDEEDPKEIEASNYDLNYIALDGNIGCMVNGAGLAMATMDIIKFYGGDPANFLDVGGGATAEKVTAAFKLILSDENVKGIFINIFGGIMKCDVIAEGVVEAAKQVSLDRPLVVRLEGTNVDLGKKILNESGLDIVAAESMADGAEKIVSLVK
- a CDS encoding EscU/YscU/HrcU family type III secretion system export apparatus switch protein, translated to MKQPYERKSAVALRYTPGEAEAPRVVAKGKGFTADKILEQAKEHGVAVQQDPSLVQVLSNLELNEQIPVELYQVVAEVLAFVYQADQRSGRK
- a CDS encoding YifB family Mg chelatase-like AAA ATPase, whose product is MFAKVYSATVLGIQGMPVEVEIDIANGLPYFEISGLAASSVREARNRVKSAVKNSGYSFPLQRLMVNLAPAYVRKAGSMLDVAIAMGILLASNQLRIDSRLVDWIFLGELSLEGKLRPLHGLFPMILAAKQAGFSGAVIPASCTEDVERTKLPILRVHTLQECAVLCSSPDEERLANAYTLAENPIFIGAESTRGGLGCFSDVKGQRHVKQAMEVAAAGAHHLSMIGPPGTGKTMLARRFPTILPPLDEERALIVDTIYSACGLLSERWKQAPYPPFRAPHTSITGVGMIGGGVSLKPGEISLAHHGVLFLDEWAEFSRHVLEALRQPLEDGQVTLVRQDAKLSFPSRVLLLTAYNPCACGFYRFETDKQSCTCSLQEIKRYWKKLSGPMLDRIDLQVEVPRVRLDEINETSMITSAVMRSRVQAAREKQAYRYRRTSFTYNSEVEGRFLEQYIPLSSSVRSWLSALYENSGISNRSYDKIIKLARTIADLEGSEHVAEEHVAEAFQYRMLEQKHWKE
- the sda gene encoding sporulation histidine kinase inhibitor Sda, giving the protein MHLLTDEALLDAYVKAMHLQLEQDFIVLLIEEINKRELHIPPH